The Methanocaldococcus sp. DNA window GAGATTATACACTTAGCAGATAGTATTTCCATACCAATTGAAAACTATACTGAAATAGCAAAAATTTGGAAAAAATTGAAAGAGTATGTAGATGTAAATGTATTCTACTTTGACGACATTCCTTATGAAGTTCTATCAAGGTTTATCGTTGAGAGATTAAGAGAAAATGTAGATTGTTATGTTATATCTCCAAGAGGTTTTATTTACGAGGGTAATTTAGAAATAGATGAGAATTATTTAATAAAATCATTTGAAGAATTTTTGTATAGAAATACTGAAAAGATGGTTAAGATTGATAGGCAAAAGGCACAACTGGATATATTTAGATTTATTGAGATTTCAGAAGATAGAATATTAAGATTAATTGATTCATTAGATGACTCTATATTTTATAAAGACATATCCAAAAAGGATGAAGAGGCGAGAGATGTATTTACAAAAAAGATTGAAGATTTTAGTGAGGAGGAATTTAGAAAATTTAAACTTTTAAAATTGTTATTACAATTAACTCCAACGGAAACTAATGAAAAAAGTATTAAAAAACTAAAATCTAAGTTTGAAGAAAAATATTTTAAAATAGATAAATATTTCGATTTAGATAAGGACTTTGTTGATAGAGTTAAAAATGCAGATACAGGGTTAAAAAACTATCTAAAACTATACATTGCTACAAAAAAAGGATTTAATGAGAAAGAGACACTATCTGATTTAATAACATTGTTAAAAACAAATTACAGTGGTTCTGAGAGAGTAAATTTAAAAGAGATTATTAATGAACTGTTAGGATACGCCCATTTAAATGGAAAGAAGATAAAGGAAATAAAATTTGAAGATATTGGTTCAAAAAAGAATATATGCTCATTATGTGGGAGAGAATCATCTATAATAGCAACAGAAAATTTATGCTTTGGATTTAAGCCGAGAGGATTTACAAATAGAACAGTAGTTTCTTTATCAAATACAAAAAAGAATATTTGCCAATTGTGTTTAACTGAGGTAACATTTAGAAAATTAATATTTGGAAAAAAAGAAAATGTTCAAGCAGTATATATAGATGCTTACGACTACTTTATTCCAATAATGGACGAAAATTTAACAAAATACATTGAAAGCGTTAGTGAGAATATAGGACTTTGGGATAAAGATGCTAAGGCATTTATAAAGGCAATTTATGGATTTAATGTAAAAGTGGAAGAGGAATTATTTCCATTCTTAATGACTTTCGTTGATATTTCCAAACAAATTGATTTTATAAGATTTTATAGAAAAATTTTAGATTTTATTTATGAAACTGGCTTTAAGTTTTACTTAACATATCCATTTAATCCAGATAAAGTAAAAAAAGAGACGATAATCTTTGATTATACAATAAAATCTTTCAAAAAATTAGGATGGGATAAAGTTAGACTCGATGAAATTGAAAAAATTAGAAATGAATTTGAATTGCTTTGGAAATTAGGATATGCCTTAAAAGGAGGCTCAAAATCTGATAATATAATAGTTTCGTTATTCAATGATTATGCTGACAATCCTATGGCATTTTACTTTTATCTCTTCAAATTATCCTATCCACTATCATTTGCTGAAAAATACGACTTAAATATTATAAATCAAAGAATTGGGGTAGAAAAAATGAACATTATTGAAAAATTGGCTGACATTGCCTCAGATATAGAGTGGGCTAAGGGTAGTGCATCCTCAAAAACCTCTATGATTAGAGAAACTTTGGAGGTGTTGAAGATAGGAGTAAAGAAGGGCTATAAGGATGAGGAAATAAAATCCTTAATGGCTGGGATGCTTTATAGGAAATATCCTTATTCAAGTAAGAAAGAGAAAATTGAAGAATTTTGTGGTGTGTTATATGATGAATTGTTTAAAGGTTTATGGAAGGGAAAACTTCCTTCAAAAAAAGAACTTAGATACTGGATATATGCATTTGCTTATCATTATGATTTAAAATCCAAAGAAAAAAGAAAAGAACAGAAAAAATTAAAAGACGATGAAATCAAAGAATCTCAATAAATAAAATGGGGTGATGACAATGGCAAAGCAAAAGACATTATCTGAATATGTATATAAAAAGTATCTTGATTTTGATGACAATGTTGTTAATGAGTTTAGAGAAAAACTCTACTCAATAATTCCAAAAGAGTATTTCCAAGATAAGTATGGGAAAAGAACTCCAAATGTGATAAAGGTAGCAACAATAAGAACTACAACTGGTTATTTAATTAATCGTTCAACAGAGCCAGATGAAGTTATAAGCACAACAATAGGAAATAAAGATGTTGTAGTAATTCCTTCAAGAAAATTAAAATCAAGAGAAAAATTGACAGGATTAATTTTGTGTAGAAAATTTAAAGTAGTTCATCCAGAGGTTGAATACAACTTCATAAAAAAATCAGAATATTTAGCAAATCCAAACTCCATAGTGTTTGGAGATAGCGTAACGCAATCAAATGAAGCCGTTGGATTACCTTCAAGAGTTATTTACGAATGGGCATATTCAATTAGAGACAAAGATGAAATAACAGAGGAATTAACTCACAATGCTTTAAGTGAAGAAGGGACAATGTGGGATAAAAGTGAAGGGACTCAAAGACAGAGTTTGTTTGAAATTCAATATGTCAAGCCAGGAGTTTATTTCCCACAGTTTTTAACATTCTATGACATAACACCAGAAGGATTTATCCACGCTTTAATCTCTCATTTAAAAACTACCAGATATGGAGCTCAATCAAATGTTATGGATGCAAATATGAAAAATGAAATTATAAGTATAGCGTTAGATACCTTTGAGCCTCCAGTGTCATCCTATCTAATTTCAAAGGAGTTTAATGGAGAAGTAACTTATGAAAATGTAAAAGAGTTTGTTAAAGAAAAATTAAGAGAAAATTCATCAATGTTAATTGAAAATGAGAAGTTAGAAGAACTTTTAAAGTTAATTGATGAATATTTAAAAGATGAAGAAAAATTGAAGCAACTTTATTTGAGACATTTAAATGATTGCATAAACTACTTAGTTGAGTGTAAAATAATTAAAAAAGAAAAAGATGTTAAAAAGTTATTAGAAGAAATGGGTGTCTAATATGATTAGACATTATAAAATAACTCTTCTCTCTCCTTTATTTTGTTATAACAAGACAGAGGGAGGGGTTGCATCAACAGAGCCATTTATTGGAGATATTTCTTTAAATTATGCATTAAATTTTGCATTGGCTAAAAAGAATGAATATACTTACCAAATAAAAGATAAGCCAGATTATGAAGAGATTAAGGAGTTTGGATTTGTTTGGACCATTGGAAGACCAATATATTATGAAAAAACTCCAATATTTACAAGAAAAACATCAGAAATATCTGATTATATGGTTAGAAGAGATATAATTGAACAGATGGGAAAAGGATTGTTTAAAAATTACTTCCACATTCAAGGAATAAAAGAGGGCTCAATTTTTGAAGCATCTTTATTGACTTTTGAAGATATAAAACTTCCGAAAACATTTACTTTGAGGATAGGGGTTGGTAGGGAATGTCTTTTATTATTTGAAGAAAAAAAGGAAAAACCAGAGGAAATTTGGCTAAATCTCTACACAATTAAGAAAATATTTGGAAAAGATGTAAAATTAAGAGAATCTCAGATGTTAAGATTTGTTCTTTCTCACTATATTATTGGAACGGGGTTTAAAGTTGAAGATTTAGAATATATCTTTTCTAACTAATTTTTTTAGGGGATATTTATGGAATCTTTAAAATTAAAGGTTTCAAAAAAATGTTTGCCTTTTGGAGATAAGGTTATTAGAGGAAACCTTAGATTACATAAATTTCAAGAGATATTTTATTCAGATGTTTCTGAATTAAAGAACGATGTTTATTTTATTGTTGCCCCAACTGGTGCAGGAAAGACATTTTCTTTTGTATTTTCTATCTTATATGCAAAGGACAACAATTATTTAACTTCTAAAAGAGGGTTAATTGTAGTTCCGACAAATGCATTGGCAGAAGATATTGAGAAAACATTAAAAGAGCAAGGAATTAAGGTTGAGGTAATAACTGGAAAAACTTTAACGAAAAAAGGAAAAGAAAGAGGAGAGGAATTAATAGAAAAATTAAAAAATTGCGAAATTGCCGTAACGAATCCAGACATCTTAAACTATATGATAAATAGTGGTTATCACTTACCAAGAAAAAATGAAAAATTTAGACATTTAAAGGGTTTTTCTGATTGGTTAGAGTTTTTCAATGCATTGGATTATGTTATTTTCGACGAATATCATTTATATGATGAGGAGCAAATAGCAAATATTTTAATTTGGTTTCTAATGACAAAAGAGGTATTTAGACAGATAAAATGGTTTTTTGTTTCTGCAACGCCAGAAGAGAATTTAATAGAATTTTTATATGAAAATGGAATTATTCCAGAAGTTATTGAACAACCGTTAAGTAGTGAGGGAAGAGTTATTCAAGGAGAAATGGAAATTGAGTTTATAAAAATTTCTAAGCGTATAGAAAGGAGTTTATTTGGTTATTTGGTTGAAGATGGAAAATTAAAGGAAAATATTAGGGATATTATAGAAAAAGCAATATCTAACAATGAGAAGATTTTGATTATTTTTAATTCTCTGAGAGATGCTATGAAAATGAAATATATTATTGAGAATGAGATTGATGCAGAGGTTTGGGTCAATACAGGATTACAAACGCGAGAAAAGAGTGAAGAGGATTTAAATGAAATTTTAAACAGAACTGATATCATAATAACTACATCAAAGGCAGAAGTAGGGGTTAATTATCCAGTTTCTTTATGTTTTATGGACTCTGGATTATATTTTAGGAATTTTATGCAGAGAATTGGAAGAGTTGGGAGGGGAATGGAGAAATGCAAAATATACTGCGTAATAATAAATAAAACTTATAATAACTTAAAGAGACATTTCAATGAAATCAAAAAAGAAGAATTAGATTATTATGAATTTGTAAATTTGATGAAAAAGGCATTTGAAGATAGAGAATTCAAAAAAGACAAAGTTCCTAAGTTTTGTGGTGCAGTCCTTTGGAGTGTTCTTAACTCTATGAAAGAGTATAATGAAAAATTGACTTATCAAAGAAGAAAAATACTTGAAAATTTAAAGGATAAGTTTCCATATTATTGGGTTTTACATCATCTAAATGAAAAAATAAAGGAAATTGAAGAAGATGAAAATGAGAATATTGTTGATGAAGAAGTAAGAGATGAATTATTAAAGTGGTGGGATACTTTTAAAAATTCTTTCAAAAGGTTTAGGGGAGATAGCGTTATTTGGAAGGTTATCTATGAAGATGGAAGAGAGACAGAATATGACTTATTGTGGATTTTAGATAATGCCTTCGTTGAAGTTGATAAAGAAAATAGGACTGTTATTATTAAAGATTTTAGAGAAAAGAGAGAATGTATTGTTAGAGGAATTTTAACTTTTTCTTTGCTTGATAGAGAATTTCCTTCAACTATTGGCGGAAGTGATATAGGGGAATGGTTTAAATTTTTGTATTCTGATTATATTGGAGATTTATTTCTACAAAAATTAGAAAGTTGGAAAATTTCAAAGGGAAAATACTTTGAAGACGAAAATTTCTTTGAAGAGTTTGTTAAAGAAGTTGAATCACTTTCTCCAATATACTCAAAAAAGAGAATTGAAATTTATGACTTGCTCGTAGATTATGGAGGCATATCCTTAGATGATGAGATTCTTTAAAATTAATTTTTTGGTGTTTTAAATGTCTTCTGAAAATGAATATATTGAAAAAGAACTCTTAATTAGAGGGATTGAAATAAACTACCTCTTTGTCTGTAAAACGAAGTTATGGTATTTTGCAAAAGGAATAACAATGGAACACGAGAGTGATATTGTTGATTTGGGAAAATTTTTACACGAAAAATGTTATTTTGGGGAGGAGAAGGAGGTTTTAATAGGAACTATAAATATTGACTTCATTAAGAAAAAGGACATTGTTGAAATTCACGAGGTTAAAAAAAGTAAGACAATGGAGAAAGCCCACGAAATGCAGGCATTATATTATATTTACTATTTAAAAGATATGGTATTAAAGCAAGGGCAATTCTTAACTATCCAAAACTTAGAGAGACAAAGGAAATAATCTTAGATGGAAGAGAAAAAGAGGTTGAAGAAGCAATAAAAGAAGTTGAGAAAATAAAGTCAATGCCAAATCCACCAAAACCAAAGAAATCCAAAATTTGCAAAAAATGTGCATATTATGAGTTATGTTGGATTTAAGTGGGGGAGATTATGAGGAAAAAATCTCTAACCTTACTA harbors:
- the cas7d gene encoding type I-D CRISPR-associated protein Cas7/Csc2; protein product: MAKQKTLSEYVYKKYLDFDDNVVNEFREKLYSIIPKEYFQDKYGKRTPNVIKVATIRTTTGYLINRSTEPDEVISTTIGNKDVVVIPSRKLKSREKLTGLILCRKFKVVHPEVEYNFIKKSEYLANPNSIVFGDSVTQSNEAVGLPSRVIYEWAYSIRDKDEITEELTHNALSEEGTMWDKSEGTQRQSLFEIQYVKPGVYFPQFLTFYDITPEGFIHALISHLKTTRYGAQSNVMDANMKNEIISIALDTFEPPVSSYLISKEFNGEVTYENVKEFVKEKLRENSSMLIENEKLEELLKLIDEYLKDEEKLKQLYLRHLNDCINYLVECKIIKKEKDVKKLLEEMGV
- a CDS encoding type I-D CRISPR-associated protein Cas5/Csc1: MIRHYKITLLSPLFCYNKTEGGVASTEPFIGDISLNYALNFALAKKNEYTYQIKDKPDYEEIKEFGFVWTIGRPIYYEKTPIFTRKTSEISDYMVRRDIIEQMGKGLFKNYFHIQGIKEGSIFEASLLTFEDIKLPKTFTLRIGVGRECLLLFEEKKEKPEEIWLNLYTIKKIFGKDVKLRESQMLRFVLSHYIIGTGFKVEDLEYIFSN
- the cas3 gene encoding type I-D CRISPR-associated helicase Cas3'; this encodes MESLKLKVSKKCLPFGDKVIRGNLRLHKFQEIFYSDVSELKNDVYFIVAPTGAGKTFSFVFSILYAKDNNYLTSKRGLIVVPTNALAEDIEKTLKEQGIKVEVITGKTLTKKGKERGEELIEKLKNCEIAVTNPDILNYMINSGYHLPRKNEKFRHLKGFSDWLEFFNALDYVIFDEYHLYDEEQIANILIWFLMTKEVFRQIKWFFVSATPEENLIEFLYENGIIPEVIEQPLSSEGRVIQGEMEIEFIKISKRIERSLFGYLVEDGKLKENIRDIIEKAISNNEKILIIFNSLRDAMKMKYIIENEIDAEVWVNTGLQTREKSEEDLNEILNRTDIIITTSKAEVGVNYPVSLCFMDSGLYFRNFMQRIGRVGRGMEKCKIYCVIINKTYNNLKRHFNEIKKEELDYYEFVNLMKKAFEDREFKKDKVPKFCGAVLWSVLNSMKEYNEKLTYQRRKILENLKDKFPYYWVLHHLNEKIKEIEEDENENIVDEEVRDELLKWWDTFKNSFKRFRGDSVIWKVIYEDGRETEYDLLWILDNAFVEVDKENRTVIIKDFREKRECIVRGILTFSLLDREFPSTIGGSDIGEWFKFLYSDYIGDLFLQKLESWKISKGKYFEDENFFEEFVKEVESLSPIYSKKRIEIYDLLVDYGGISLDDEIL